The Leguminivora glycinivorella isolate SPB_JAAS2020 chromosome 1, LegGlyc_1.1, whole genome shotgun sequence genome includes a region encoding these proteins:
- the LOC125233374 gene encoding serine/arginine repetitive matrix protein 2-like produces the protein MHNNNKTNPSPKIKTSSSLGLLNQTLDGTPERERRGRHEGKNETMDRDLIYPADLGFAADEAPGQRTPTEKPQGEKRKRLSHSHTPPPSSTTPLPSPPLPDIIRNTSPNTENTGNPKQQQIQQKNDDNKPSSSSSSSSSTSSSSSSSASSASTASPPHSPRSLHSPTTPPPMSPTSTTPTKAPASQPRPSPLPSPTSSSSSSPSPTPSSPQRASQSTKTTTNTPVHPQTPQMLPLPNPTPNGNPNPKEVTTTPTKPHNQRNQHKIKQCTLCGYVSRNGHMLRHQSSVHKGLMVERGRKEFKKHGAFETDTPAKKYCPQKHLPPLWLVRAVTGVNKRWLEALYTGIIPEDEGEEEEEEN, from the coding sequence ATgcacaacaacaacaaaaccAACCCCAGCCCCAAAATCAAAACCAGCTCCAGCCTCGGCCTTTTGAACCAAACCCTGGACGGGACCCCGGAAAGAGAGAGACGCGGGAGGCACGAGGGGAAAAACGAAACTATGGACCGCGACCTCATATACCCGGCTGATCTAGGGTTCGCCGCCGATGAAGCGCCGGGGCAAAGGACACCAACTGAAAAACCCCAAGGGGAAAAAAGGAAGAGGCTATCACACTCACATACACCACCACCATCATCAACAACACCGCTACCATCGCCACCTCTACCAGACATAATACGCAACACTTCACCGAACACAGAAAACACAGGAAACCCAAAACAGCAGCAAATACAACAGAAGAACGATGACAAtaaaccatcatcatcatcatcgtcgtcgTCGTCTACGTCCTCGTCCTCCTCCTCGTCTGCCTCGTCTGCCTCGACTGCCTCGCCGCCGCACTCACCGCGCTCACTGCACTCACCAACGACGCCACCACCGATGTCACCGACATCAACAACGCCTACAAAAGCTCCTGCATCACAGCCTCGACCATCGCCTTTGCCTTCACCTACTTCctcctcatcatcatcaccatcgcCAACACCCTCTTCACCACAAAGGGCATCACAAAGCACAAAAACAACAACAAATACGCCAGTACACCCACAGACCCCACAGATGCTTCCACTTCCAAACCCAACTCCAAATGGAAATCCAAACCCAAAAGAGGTAACAACAACACCAACAAAACCCCACAACCAAAGAAACCAGCACAAAATCAAGCAGTGTACGTTATGTGGGTATGTCTCGCGAAATGGGCATATGCTGCGTCATCAAAGCAGCGTACATAAGGGACTAATGGTGGAGAGGGGAAGGAAGGAGTTCAAGAAACATGGAGCATTCGAAACAGACACACCAGCTAAGAAGTACTGCCCGCAAAAACACCTGCCTCCGCTGTGGTTGGTGAGGGCGGTCACTGGAGTAAATAAGAGATGGCTGGAAGCACTTTACACTGGAATAATACCGGAGGACGAGGgcgaggaggaggaggaggagaaCTAG